The Bos javanicus breed banteng chromosome 18, ARS-OSU_banteng_1.0, whole genome shotgun sequence genome has a segment encoding these proteins:
- the CBLC gene encoding E3 ubiquitin-protein ligase CBL-C isoform X1 — MAAAALRGRQWGESRAFGRAVRLLQRLEEQCGDPRLSSSPPSLRDLLPRTAQLLRQVAQARREAGGGVPEGPGGPWDFLMVYLANLEAKSRQVAALLPPHGRKIANDELFREGSRLRRQLAKLALIFSYMHAELDALFPGGRYCGHTYQLTKVSAHTFWRERCGARCVLPWAEFEAVLCICHPVEPGSTALALRSTIDLTCSGHVSIFEFDIFTRLFQPWPTLLKNWQLLAVNHPGYMAFLTYDEVQARLQTFRDKPGSYIFRPSCTRLGKWAIGYVSSDGSILQTIPLNKPLFQVLLEGQKEGFYLYPDGKNHNPDLTELCHMEPHQHIHVSEEQLQLYWAMDSTFELCKICAESNKDVKIEPCGHLLCSRCLAAWLCSDSQTCPFCRCEIKGQEAVSIHQFHVSATVEDPEHSSDEEELEQMAPSGPPLPPRLDLCPKSPSSKGQLNVAPPTLPRLRAPLPLPRFWTAASAPWEVTSSPQAREGARGNS; from the exons ATGGCTGCGGCGGCCCTGCGGGGACGACAGTGGGGAGAATCCCGCGCGTTCGGCCGCGCGGTAAGGCTGCTGCAGCGCCTGGAAGAACAATGCGGGGACCCCCGGCTCTCCTCGAGTCCCCCCTCCCTTCGGGACCTGCTGCCCCGCACGGCGCAGCTGCTGCGCCAAGTGGCGCAAGCCCGGCGGGAGGCCGGCGGAGGCGTCCCCGAGGGTCCCGGGGGGCCGTGGGACTTTCTGATGGTCTATCTGGCTAACCTGGAGGCCAAGAGCAGGCAGGTGGCGGCGCTGCTGCCACCCCACGGCCGAAAGATCGCCAACGACGAGCTCTTCCGGGAGGGCTCCAGACTCAG GCGGCAACTGGCCAAGCTGGCCCTCATCTTCAGCTATATGCACGCGGAGCTGGACGCGCTCTTCCCCGGCGGCAGGTACTGCGGCCACACCTACCAGCTCACCAAGGTCTCCGCCCACACTTTCTGGAGGGAGCGCTGCGGAGCCCG ATGTGTGCTGCCCTGGGCTGAGTTTGAGGCGGTCTTATGCATCTGCCACCCTGTGGAGCCAGGCTCCACGGCCCTGGCCTTGCGCTCCACCATCGACCTCACCTGCAGCGGCCACGTGTCCATCTTCGAGTTTGACATCTTCACCAGGCTCTTCCAG CCGTGGCCAACACTCCTCAAGAACTGGCAGCTCTTGGCGGTCAACCACCCGGGTTACATGGCCTTCCTCACATACGATGAGGTCCAAGCCCGTCTGCAGACTTTCAGAGACAAGCCAGGCAG CTACATCTTCCGGCCCAGCTGCACCCGCCTGGGGAAGTGGGCCATCGGATACGTGAGCTCAGACGGCAGCATCTTGCAGACCATCCCTCTCAACAAACCCCTGTTCCAGGTGCTCCtggaaggacagaaggaaggcTT ctaCCTCTACCCAGATGGGAAGAACCACAACCCGGACCTGACCGAACTCTGCCACATGGAACCGCATCAGCACATCCACGTGTCAGAG GAGCAGCTGCAGCTCTACTGGGCCATGGACTCTACGTTTGAGCTCTGCAAGATCTGTGCCGAGAGCAACAAGGACGTGAAGATAGAGCCCTGCGGGCACCTGCTCTGTAGCCGCTGCCTGGCTGCCTGGCTG TGCTCAGACAGCCAGACCTGCCCCTTCTGCCGCTGCGAGATCAAGGGCCAAGAGGCTGTGAGTATCCATCAGTTCCACGTCAGTGCCACTGTGGAGGACCCAGAGCACAGCAGTGATGAGGAGGAGCTGGAGCAG ATGGCCCCTTCAggtcctcccctgcctcctcgGCTGGATCTGTGTCCCAAGAGCCCCAGCAGCAAAGGCCAGCTGAACGTG GCACCTCCGACCCTTCCCAGACTTCGAGCTCCTCTTCCCTTGCCAAGATTCTGGACTGCGGCTTCAGCCCCGTGGGAAGTCACCTCCAGCCCCCAGGCCAGGGAGGGAGCCCGAGG AAACTCCTAA
- the CBLC gene encoding E3 ubiquitin-protein ligase CBL-C isoform X2, whose amino-acid sequence MAAAALRGRQWGESRAFGRAVRLLQRLEEQCGDPRLSSSPPSLRDLLPRTAQLLRQVAQARREAGGGVPEGPGGPWDFLMVYLANLEAKSRQVAALLPPHGRKIANDELFREGSRLRRQLAKLALIFSYMHAELDALFPGGRYCGHTYQLTKVSAHTFWRERCGARCVLPWAEFEAVLCICHPVEPGSTALALRSTIDLTCSGHVSIFEFDIFTRLFQPWPTLLKNWQLLAVNHPGYMAFLTYDEVQARLQTFRDKPGSYIFRPSCTRLGKWAIGYVSSDGSILQTIPLNKPLFQVLLEGQKEGFYLYPDGKNHNPDLTELCHMEPHQHIHVSEEQLQLYWAMDSTFELCKICAESNKDVKIEPCGHLLCSRCLAAWLCSDSQTCPFCRCEIKGQEAVSIHQFHVSATVEDPEHSSDEEELEQAPPTLPRLRAPLPLPRFWTAASAPWEVTSSPQAREGARGNS is encoded by the exons ATGGCTGCGGCGGCCCTGCGGGGACGACAGTGGGGAGAATCCCGCGCGTTCGGCCGCGCGGTAAGGCTGCTGCAGCGCCTGGAAGAACAATGCGGGGACCCCCGGCTCTCCTCGAGTCCCCCCTCCCTTCGGGACCTGCTGCCCCGCACGGCGCAGCTGCTGCGCCAAGTGGCGCAAGCCCGGCGGGAGGCCGGCGGAGGCGTCCCCGAGGGTCCCGGGGGGCCGTGGGACTTTCTGATGGTCTATCTGGCTAACCTGGAGGCCAAGAGCAGGCAGGTGGCGGCGCTGCTGCCACCCCACGGCCGAAAGATCGCCAACGACGAGCTCTTCCGGGAGGGCTCCAGACTCAG GCGGCAACTGGCCAAGCTGGCCCTCATCTTCAGCTATATGCACGCGGAGCTGGACGCGCTCTTCCCCGGCGGCAGGTACTGCGGCCACACCTACCAGCTCACCAAGGTCTCCGCCCACACTTTCTGGAGGGAGCGCTGCGGAGCCCG ATGTGTGCTGCCCTGGGCTGAGTTTGAGGCGGTCTTATGCATCTGCCACCCTGTGGAGCCAGGCTCCACGGCCCTGGCCTTGCGCTCCACCATCGACCTCACCTGCAGCGGCCACGTGTCCATCTTCGAGTTTGACATCTTCACCAGGCTCTTCCAG CCGTGGCCAACACTCCTCAAGAACTGGCAGCTCTTGGCGGTCAACCACCCGGGTTACATGGCCTTCCTCACATACGATGAGGTCCAAGCCCGTCTGCAGACTTTCAGAGACAAGCCAGGCAG CTACATCTTCCGGCCCAGCTGCACCCGCCTGGGGAAGTGGGCCATCGGATACGTGAGCTCAGACGGCAGCATCTTGCAGACCATCCCTCTCAACAAACCCCTGTTCCAGGTGCTCCtggaaggacagaaggaaggcTT ctaCCTCTACCCAGATGGGAAGAACCACAACCCGGACCTGACCGAACTCTGCCACATGGAACCGCATCAGCACATCCACGTGTCAGAG GAGCAGCTGCAGCTCTACTGGGCCATGGACTCTACGTTTGAGCTCTGCAAGATCTGTGCCGAGAGCAACAAGGACGTGAAGATAGAGCCCTGCGGGCACCTGCTCTGTAGCCGCTGCCTGGCTGCCTGGCTG TGCTCAGACAGCCAGACCTGCCCCTTCTGCCGCTGCGAGATCAAGGGCCAAGAGGCTGTGAGTATCCATCAGTTCCACGTCAGTGCCACTGTGGAGGACCCAGAGCACAGCAGTGATGAGGAGGAGCTGGAGCAG GCACCTCCGACCCTTCCCAGACTTCGAGCTCCTCTTCCCTTGCCAAGATTCTGGACTGCGGCTTCAGCCCCGTGGGAAGTCACCTCCAGCCCCCAGGCCAGGGAGGGAGCCCGAGG AAACTCCTAA